In the Prochlorococcus sp. MIT 1307 genome, one interval contains:
- a CDS encoding F420-0:Gamma-glutamyl ligase: protein MSGILLLLIISGLFCGWLELSHRLRPFSPLNIKTFNWNVKKTLKGITVIGIIEIINPHRRMEIMVPEIQAIPLILGKEGVKNIRVKTSISPLHRDQEARKDGYWEAYIIKSKSNTQAYITISLEGNDPIEVIDSANNIWLDIKWVNYGPFGRLNRRNGFVIPLKRPDPLISETAYFKQFKNFQLLPLKTHLLGSLDIIEDVIITYVSKIAQPGDILAIGETPVAIMQSRYHHPSTVNPGSLSRLLCRGFHPTSSLATACGLQTLIDIVGPSRVLISFIIGLISKALGFKGLFYVLSGEQARLIDDITGTTPPYDQTIVLGPKSPKQLCEKLSSKLGIDVAIVDVNDLGRVKILAANRNCKKVFVKQALISNPAGNANEQTPLVLIRPYQ, encoded by the coding sequence ATGTCCGGAATACTCCTCCTTCTCATAATTTCTGGGCTCTTTTGTGGATGGCTTGAACTAAGCCATCGGCTAAGGCCCTTTTCACCTCTTAATATAAAAACTTTTAATTGGAATGTTAAAAAAACATTGAAAGGAATAACAGTAATAGGAATTATCGAAATAATAAACCCACACAGAAGAATGGAGATTATGGTTCCTGAAATACAAGCTATACCTTTAATACTAGGTAAGGAGGGTGTAAAAAATATACGTGTTAAGACATCTATTAGCCCCTTGCATCGTGATCAAGAAGCAAGAAAAGATGGATACTGGGAAGCATACATCATAAAAAGCAAAAGCAATACTCAAGCATATATAACAATAAGCTTAGAAGGAAATGATCCTATAGAAGTAATAGATTCCGCAAACAATATCTGGTTAGATATTAAATGGGTAAATTATGGTCCTTTTGGGAGATTAAACAGACGTAATGGTTTCGTAATACCTCTAAAGAGGCCTGATCCATTGATTTCTGAAACGGCTTATTTTAAACAATTTAAGAACTTCCAATTGCTTCCACTTAAAACTCATCTGCTTGGTTCTCTGGATATAATTGAAGATGTAATAATAACTTATGTATCCAAGATAGCTCAGCCTGGAGATATTTTAGCGATAGGAGAAACACCAGTAGCAATTATGCAAAGTCGATATCATCATCCTTCAACTGTAAACCCTGGATCTCTTTCAAGACTTTTATGTAGGGGTTTTCACCCTACAAGTAGCCTTGCAACAGCATGTGGACTCCAAACACTAATAGATATTGTGGGTCCATCAAGAGTTCTAATTTCATTCATAATTGGTTTAATTTCAAAGGCTTTAGGATTTAAAGGACTTTTTTATGTACTTTCTGGAGAACAAGCAAGGCTCATTGATGACATCACAGGGACAACTCCACCATATGATCAAACAATTGTTTTAGGACCAAAATCACCAAAACAGCTTTGTGAAAAACTATCATCAAAACTTGGTATTGATGTGGCAATTGTAGATGTCAATGATTTGGGCCGAGTAAAAATACTTGCAGCAAATCGCAATTGTAAAAAAGTTTTTGTGAAACAAGCCTTAATTAGCAATCCCGCTGGCAATGCCAATGAGCAAACACCACTTGTACTAATAAGACCTTACCAATAA
- a CDS encoding DUF3685 domain-containing protein: MTNLVEGVSNQILLLAPTLLGESLAKQLSLVQPDLDVFLKREDLTRQPCMVIWSVESLEVRSSIQLELRRLQENWKPAPVILLLPAKHTLKTNELLQFDCPGLLQDPDLETLKEAIKIIRGGGRIVRLKEQESNSFYSNESTMGLGQWILLSGIQQINKELIKIDLILSKARENSFKELLLLSRKRELKAAKSLIYWIWGPLELKLDNLDSSNDSLTKSISGIGATGFPLQEEIYTNISLEKRDSIAVWEAIKLRLDKSIKEGVINSTGELLAIEGLSQSRQEGLFISILDQIDQVLKRLRKANQNQSKDLIKENWDVIQPEIRQEALRRMAGSYIRLPFKGKLATVSEQLIKMTNLSDTDDELPLPNLMLDPLLMNKPLVVDGQLLPSDDPRALMQLEMFISNWLIRTAELIVEEIISVCGEWPELRRYLLKPHLVSTRELERLRNHLNSKNRWQNLVRRPIQLYESKRLFYRIKQGRIEPVLMTEPRDEELKALNWLQQQVALLVEARDAIAPQIQTIIRKFGDLMVVILTQVIGRAIGLVGRGIAQGMGRSLGRS; this comes from the coding sequence GTGACTAATTTGGTTGAGGGAGTATCAAACCAGATCCTCTTGCTGGCACCCACTTTGTTAGGGGAGTCATTAGCAAAGCAACTTTCTCTTGTTCAGCCAGATCTAGATGTTTTCTTGAAAAGAGAGGATCTTACTCGTCAACCTTGCATGGTTATCTGGTCAGTAGAAAGTCTTGAGGTAAGAAGCTCTATTCAACTTGAACTTAGGCGACTACAAGAAAACTGGAAGCCTGCACCTGTAATTTTATTACTTCCAGCAAAACATACTCTAAAAACGAATGAATTACTTCAGTTTGATTGTCCAGGCTTACTCCAAGATCCAGATCTAGAAACTCTAAAAGAAGCCATTAAAATAATTAGAGGCGGAGGCCGAATAGTACGACTCAAAGAGCAAGAAAGTAATAGTTTTTATTCAAATGAATCAACTATGGGGCTTGGACAATGGATACTATTAAGTGGGATTCAACAAATAAATAAAGAGCTAATTAAAATAGATTTAATTTTAAGTAAGGCAAGAGAAAATTCATTTAAGGAACTTTTGTTATTATCTAGGAAAAGAGAGTTAAAAGCAGCTAAAAGTCTCATCTATTGGATTTGGGGACCTCTAGAGTTAAAGTTAGACAATCTTGACTCAAGCAATGATTCATTAACTAAAAGTATTTCAGGAATTGGAGCGACAGGATTTCCTCTTCAAGAGGAAATTTATACTAATATTAGTTTAGAGAAAAGAGATTCAATTGCTGTATGGGAAGCAATTAAACTTAGGCTAGATAAATCAATTAAAGAAGGTGTAATAAATTCAACTGGTGAGCTACTTGCAATAGAAGGTTTAAGCCAGTCAAGACAAGAGGGGCTATTTATTTCAATACTTGATCAAATAGATCAAGTATTGAAACGACTACGCAAAGCAAATCAAAATCAAAGTAAAGATCTAATCAAAGAGAACTGGGATGTAATACAACCAGAAATTCGGCAGGAAGCTCTTAGAAGAATGGCAGGGAGCTATATCCGCTTACCTTTTAAAGGTAAGCTTGCCACGGTCAGCGAACAATTGATAAAAATGACTAATCTATCTGATACGGATGATGAGTTACCTCTACCTAACTTAATGCTAGATCCCTTGTTAATGAATAAACCATTAGTAGTAGATGGACAGCTTTTACCATCAGATGATCCCCGGGCCCTAATGCAACTCGAGATGTTTATTAGTAATTGGTTAATTCGAACTGCTGAACTTATAGTGGAAGAAATAATTTCCGTCTGTGGAGAATGGCCAGAACTCAGGAGATATTTGCTCAAGCCCCACTTAGTTTCAACTCGAGAACTAGAACGATTACGCAATCATCTAAATAGTAAAAACAGATGGCAAAATCTTGTTAGAAGACCAATTCAACTCTACGAAAGCAAAAGACTCTTTTACAGAATCAAGCAAGGAAGAATAGAACCCGTTCTAATGACAGAGCCGAGAGACGAAGAACTTAAGGCACTTAATTGGTTGCAACAGCAAGTAGCGCTGTTAGTTGAAGCAAGGGATGCGATCGCACCCCAAATACAAACAATAATAAGAAAATTTGGCGACTTGATGGTTGTTATTCTTACTCAGGTCATAGGTAGAGCAATCGGTCTTGTAGGCAGAGGCATCGCTCAGGGTATGGGAAGAAGTCTTGGAAGAAGTTAA
- the proB gene encoding glutamate 5-kinase, translating into MTLWVIKIGTSVLRGTKEKSTAEVIDQIGSSIALSKNKGDSLIVVSSGAVGLGCHRLGKKERPNELANLQASAAVGQVQLMAHYESCLKFFDYKVAQILVTRADFESRESFRNVSMTLRKLLEWGIVPIVNENDAVSTEELKCGDNDTLSALVATAVTADQLILLTDVDRLYSADPRTNIDAQPISDVLHPKELKSLEGIQSNAGNWGTGGIKTKLAAARIATSSGITVHLADGRNPKILKEILKGARGGTVFHPHPKPMGTRKSWLAHALKPVGSIHLDKGACDAIQNKGASLLLVGVKQIEGHFAANQAVKIIDTESKEIARGISSLSSETLQNALRSPKTGMNSPLVVHRDVLVLTDELLS; encoded by the coding sequence ATGACTCTCTGGGTAATAAAAATAGGGACCAGTGTCTTAAGAGGTACAAAAGAAAAATCAACTGCAGAAGTAATAGATCAAATTGGATCTTCTATAGCTTTAAGTAAAAACAAAGGAGACAGCTTAATCGTTGTTAGTAGTGGAGCTGTAGGTCTTGGATGTCATCGTCTAGGAAAAAAAGAACGTCCTAATGAACTAGCAAACTTGCAAGCCTCAGCTGCAGTTGGTCAAGTGCAACTAATGGCTCATTACGAGAGTTGCTTAAAATTTTTCGACTACAAAGTTGCACAAATTCTAGTTACTAGAGCGGACTTTGAATCAAGGGAAAGCTTTAGGAACGTTTCTATGACATTGAGAAAACTCCTTGAATGGGGAATAGTCCCAATAGTCAATGAAAATGACGCTGTATCTACCGAGGAACTTAAATGTGGTGACAACGATACTCTTTCTGCTCTAGTAGCTACGGCAGTCACCGCTGATCAACTAATTCTTTTGACTGATGTAGATCGCTTGTACTCTGCAGATCCAAGAACAAATATAGATGCCCAACCAATCTCTGATGTTCTTCATCCGAAAGAATTGAAGTCACTAGAAGGAATACAAAGTAATGCAGGCAATTGGGGTACTGGTGGAATAAAAACAAAACTTGCAGCAGCTCGTATTGCCACTTCAAGCGGTATTACTGTTCACTTAGCGGATGGGCGAAACCCAAAAATACTGAAAGAAATACTAAAAGGCGCTAGAGGGGGCACGGTTTTTCACCCTCATCCAAAACCGATGGGTACACGAAAGAGTTGGCTGGCTCATGCATTAAAGCCAGTAGGGTCAATACATTTGGACAAAGGAGCTTGTGATGCAATTCAGAATAAAGGAGCCTCTCTTTTACTAGTTGGTGTTAAGCAAATAGAAGGCCACTTTGCAGCAAATCAAGCAGTGAAGATTATTGATACAGAATCAAAAGAAATTGCTAGAGGTATTAGTTCACTAAGTAGCGAAACCCTCCAAAACGCTCTGAGAAGTCCTAAAACTGGTATGAACTCTCCCTTAGTAGTCCATAGAGATGTACTAGTACTAACAGACGAGCTCCTGAGCTAA
- a CDS encoding DUF3727 domain-containing protein, translated as MSASGSNNNSDVPTILVRDSKGSALLCFLEQLVAIQDDEYALLTPVDTPVSLFRLVEEGDPELIETISSSEPILAVADVVLQEHDLTLIRSAVTLTVTGELEEPDPEELEEDEIDDDSETYELLVSFRAEDNEYGLYIPLDPFFIVGKIKNGEATLVEGEEFDKVQPLIERELEEKEITD; from the coding sequence ATGTCAGCATCAGGTTCTAACAACAATAGCGATGTGCCAACAATCCTTGTTAGGGACAGCAAAGGAAGCGCTTTGCTCTGTTTTCTAGAGCAGTTAGTAGCTATTCAAGACGATGAATATGCTCTTCTTACTCCTGTTGATACTCCAGTCTCATTATTCCGATTAGTAGAAGAAGGTGATCCAGAGTTAATTGAGACAATTTCAAGTAGTGAGCCAATTCTTGCCGTTGCTGATGTAGTTCTCCAAGAACACGATCTGACCCTTATTCGCTCTGCAGTAACCCTTACTGTTACAGGCGAGCTTGAGGAACCTGACCCCGAAGAGCTTGAGGAAGATGAGATAGATGATGATTCTGAGACCTATGAACTACTTGTTAGCTTTCGGGCTGAAGATAATGAATATGGCCTTTATATCCCTCTTGACCCATTTTTTATTGTAGGAAAAATAAAAAATGGGGAGGCCACCCTCGTCGAAGGTGAAGAATTCGACAAGGTACAACCACTCATTGAAAGAGAACTTGAAGAAAAGGAGATAACTGACTAA
- a CDS encoding CDP-alcohol phosphatidyltransferase family protein, with amino-acid sequence MLRKLANYLTYFRLIAGLPVIFALSKGYESLAWLLIFLAGLSDFADGYLARKAGGGTVLGARLDPLADKILLSAPLLWLNMKEVIPLWAIWLLVSRELLITIWRSSEKEGGQASLGGKAKTLLQFASILLMIWPSNWGNGRLIGIIHKIGWYLFWPSLVLALTTAMKYLNYPLKHRRS; translated from the coding sequence ATGCTAAGAAAGCTAGCCAACTACTTAACCTATTTTCGACTTATAGCGGGTCTTCCAGTGATATTCGCTTTAAGTAAGGGGTATGAGTCGTTAGCATGGCTTTTAATCTTTCTTGCAGGTTTAAGTGATTTTGCTGATGGATACCTAGCAAGAAAAGCCGGAGGAGGAACTGTATTAGGCGCACGCCTCGATCCTCTTGCAGACAAGATTCTTTTATCAGCTCCATTGCTTTGGTTAAACATGAAAGAGGTAATACCTTTGTGGGCAATCTGGCTACTTGTGTCAAGAGAATTATTAATAACAATATGGCGATCGTCAGAAAAAGAAGGAGGCCAAGCTTCTCTAGGAGGAAAAGCTAAAACTTTACTTCAATTCGCAAGTATCCTTCTTATGATCTGGCCATCGAACTGGGGGAATGGGAGATTAATAGGCATCATTCATAAAATTGGATGGTATTTATTCTGGCCTTCTCTAGTACTCGCTCTAACTACAGCAATGAAATACCTCAATTACCCATTAAAGCATCGTCGGAGCTGA
- a CDS encoding NAD-dependent epimerase/dehydratase family protein, whose translation MKTLVLGGTRFVGKALVSLLSSKGYELTLFTRGSRPCPKQFEHIKGDRTTDEGLKLLQGRRFDVIIDTSGRRLEETKNVLSITGAPKHRFLYVSSAGVYNNSIFWPIDEGFSIDSNSRHIGKAQTEQWLIDQNIPFTSFRPTYIYGPGNYNPIERWFFDRIIHKRPVPIPGNGNWVTQLGHVQDLADAMTKSLDFDIARNRIYNCSGKKGVTFLGLIELAARACGKEISQIDIRSFNPSGLDPKARKAFPLRIDHFLTDITRIQEDLRWTPKYQLEEGLLDSFNNDYLLNANSEPDFSSDDALMGN comes from the coding sequence TTGAAGACACTTGTATTGGGTGGCACTCGATTTGTCGGTAAGGCTCTCGTTTCCCTTTTAAGCTCTAAAGGATATGAGCTGACTTTGTTTACCCGTGGTTCTAGACCATGCCCTAAGCAGTTTGAGCATATAAAAGGAGATAGGACCACCGATGAGGGACTCAAGTTACTGCAGGGAAGAAGGTTTGATGTAATCATTGATACTTCTGGTAGAAGGCTTGAGGAGACCAAAAATGTTTTATCTATTACCGGTGCCCCTAAGCACAGGTTTTTATATGTCAGTTCAGCAGGCGTATATAACAACTCAATCTTTTGGCCAATTGATGAAGGATTTTCTATTGATTCGAATAGTAGGCATATAGGTAAGGCACAAACTGAGCAATGGCTTATTGATCAGAACATTCCATTTACTAGCTTTAGACCTACATATATTTATGGTCCTGGAAATTACAATCCAATTGAACGGTGGTTTTTTGACCGCATTATTCACAAAAGACCAGTTCCCATTCCAGGGAATGGGAACTGGGTTACACAATTAGGTCATGTACAAGACTTAGCCGATGCTATGACTAAAAGTCTAGATTTTGATATTGCAAGAAATCGAATTTACAATTGCTCTGGGAAAAAAGGCGTCACTTTTCTTGGCTTGATTGAATTAGCGGCAAGAGCCTGTGGAAAGGAGATAAGTCAAATTGATATTCGTTCTTTTAACCCTAGTGGTCTAGATCCAAAAGCTAGAAAAGCATTTCCATTACGAATTGATCATTTTCTTACAGATATTACGCGGATTCAAGAGGATTTGAGATGGACACCCAAATATCAATTAGAAGAGGGGTTATTGGATAGTTTTAATAATGATTATTTGCTCAATGCAAATTCAGAACCTGACTTCAGCTCCGACGATGCTTTAATGGGTAATTGA
- the lpxD gene encoding UDP-3-O-(3-hydroxymyristoyl)glucosamine N-acyltransferase — protein sequence MRFSQLINELKKGNSGLQNHNLANDPELLNGASVEQAKSHQLTFLEKGNALQTELKNCNAGAILIPAEEVLINKVKQNGLAWAVLKNPRLAFAESLGFLSPKKRPFEQIHPTAVIEENVKLGNKISIGPNTYIGENSEIGNGCIIHPGVVIYEKVIIGDNSELHANCVIQSKTNIGKRVIINSNAVIGADGFGFVPTEKGWYKMPQTGTVIIENDVEIGSGSTIDRPAVGETRIGEGTKIDNLVQIGHGVSTGKACAMAAQVGIAGGAQLGDGVILAGQVGVGNRVHVGDQVIASSKCGIHTDINPREVISGFPAMPNKLWLRCAANFKKLPELAKTIRAISQDENQ from the coding sequence ATGCGTTTCAGTCAATTAATTAATGAACTCAAAAAAGGAAATTCAGGTTTGCAGAATCACAATCTTGCAAACGATCCGGAATTACTAAATGGAGCATCTGTAGAACAGGCCAAATCTCATCAACTAACCTTTTTAGAAAAAGGCAATGCTCTACAAACAGAGCTCAAAAATTGTAATGCTGGAGCAATTCTTATCCCTGCAGAAGAAGTTCTGATCAATAAGGTTAAACAAAATGGTCTTGCTTGGGCTGTATTAAAAAATCCTAGGCTTGCTTTTGCCGAATCTCTTGGATTTCTGAGCCCAAAAAAACGACCATTTGAACAAATTCACCCGACTGCAGTAATAGAGGAAAATGTCAAACTCGGTAATAAGATATCAATAGGTCCCAATACATATATAGGAGAGAATAGTGAAATAGGGAACGGTTGCATTATTCACCCGGGTGTAGTTATTTACGAGAAGGTAATAATTGGAGATAATTCAGAGTTACATGCTAATTGCGTAATCCAATCAAAAACAAATATAGGAAAAAGAGTAATTATAAATTCAAATGCTGTTATTGGAGCTGATGGTTTTGGCTTTGTTCCAACAGAAAAAGGATGGTACAAAATGCCACAAACTGGAACCGTAATTATTGAAAACGATGTGGAGATTGGAAGTGGATCAACTATTGACAGACCTGCTGTAGGTGAGACACGCATAGGTGAAGGAACAAAGATCGACAACCTTGTCCAAATAGGACACGGAGTTAGTACTGGAAAAGCTTGTGCCATGGCTGCACAAGTTGGAATCGCTGGTGGTGCTCAACTTGGAGATGGTGTAATACTTGCAGGACAAGTAGGGGTAGGGAACCGTGTCCATGTAGGTGATCAAGTGATAGCAAGCTCCAAATGCGGTATCCATACAGATATCAATCCGAGAGAAGTAATTAGCGGCTTTCCCGCTATGCCAAATAAGCTTTGGCTTCGCTGCGCCGCCAACTTTAAGAAACTTCCTGAGTTAGCCAAAACCATTCGAGCGATAAGTCAGGATGAGAATCAATAA
- a CDS encoding PCC domain-containing protein — MQTLPFNLPPGSDLRLSIEELATSQRMSGFVLSIVGNLSRACFQCPGRTNPTILEGNLEIITLNGTFSPNSVHLHLSISDGNCQVWGGHLENGSEVLKGADILVGFLERKQSDKDINSSLHSNPIHKLEVFVIPGCPWSNRAIRILQSNGIPHSVNTITEDEDFNLLKKRSGLSTFPQIFIDGVLLGGYESLSELQKTGKLIDLK, encoded by the coding sequence ATGCAAACGCTGCCCTTCAATCTACCTCCTGGCAGCGACCTTCGTTTATCAATCGAGGAATTAGCTACTTCCCAACGAATGTCTGGCTTTGTCTTGAGTATTGTTGGAAATCTATCGCGAGCATGTTTTCAATGCCCAGGTCGCACTAATCCAACAATATTGGAGGGAAATCTAGAAATTATAACTCTTAATGGTACTTTTTCTCCCAATAGTGTTCACCTTCATCTCAGTATTTCAGACGGTAACTGTCAGGTATGGGGTGGACACCTTGAGAATGGTAGTGAGGTTCTTAAAGGTGCAGATATATTAGTTGGCTTCTTAGAAAGAAAACAATCAGATAAAGATATTAACTCATCACTACATTCGAATCCTATTCATAAACTTGAGGTTTTTGTAATTCCAGGTTGTCCATGGTCCAATAGAGCTATTCGCATATTGCAATCCAACGGTATTCCTCATTCTGTCAATACAATTACTGAAGATGAGGACTTTAATCTTTTAAAAAAGAGAAGTGGTCTTTCTACCTTTCCACAAATATTTATTGATGGTGTTCTATTAGGTGGTTATGAATCCTTATCAGAATTACAAAAAACCGGTAAATTAATAGATTTAAAGTGA
- the hisA gene encoding 1-(5-phosphoribosyl)-5-[(5-phosphoribosylamino)methylideneamino]imidazole-4-carboxamide isomerase produces the protein MEIIPAIDLLEGNCVRLNQGDYKQVTHFNSDPLTQALSWQEQGATRLHLVDLDGAKTGLPINDSSIRKITQRLEIPIQIGGGIRTLKRAEELISYGVGRVILGTVAIEKPELVKNLAQRHPEKILIGIDAKKGKVATRGWLNQSNILATDLAKNFHNSGIAGIITTDISKDGTLQGPNLNAMKEIASVSSVPVIASGGIGSTADIISLLPLEAYGVSGVIVGRALYDGTVNLQEAQSAINKGHLEDPIIKKNFIV, from the coding sequence ATGGAAATCATCCCAGCCATTGACCTGCTGGAAGGCAATTGTGTTCGACTTAACCAAGGCGACTACAAACAAGTCACACATTTCAATAGTGACCCCTTAACTCAAGCACTTAGTTGGCAAGAACAGGGAGCAACGCGCTTACATCTGGTAGATCTAGATGGCGCTAAAACTGGATTACCAATAAATGACTCAAGTATTAGAAAAATCACTCAGAGATTAGAAATACCAATTCAAATAGGTGGAGGAATAAGAACATTGAAAAGAGCAGAGGAATTAATTTCCTATGGAGTCGGACGAGTAATCTTAGGCACTGTCGCAATTGAAAAACCCGAATTAGTAAAAAATCTCGCCCAACGTCACCCTGAGAAAATTCTTATAGGTATCGATGCCAAAAAGGGCAAAGTAGCTACACGAGGGTGGCTGAATCAAAGCAATATACTTGCAACTGACCTAGCAAAAAACTTCCACAATTCAGGGATAGCGGGAATCATTACTACAGACATCTCAAAAGATGGAACCCTTCAAGGTCCCAATCTGAATGCGATGAAAGAGATAGCTTCAGTTAGCAGTGTTCCTGTTATTGCTTCTGGGGGAATCGGTTCTACCGCAGATATAATTTCCCTTCTCCCCTTAGAAGCATATGGTGTTAGTGGTGTAATTGTCGGAAGAGCTCTTTATGACGGAACAGTAAACCTGCAAGAAGCTCAGAGTGCAATTAACAAAGGTCATTTAGAAGATCCAATTATTAAGAAAAATTTTATTGTATAA
- the ruvX gene encoding Holliday junction resolvase RuvX, with product MRRPQPKSILSLDVGQKRIGLAGCDPLGISITSLPAIHRKTYVEDIKILKFYCDKRNVKGLIVGIPLDEKGNTTEQSKYCEKLANRIAKTLDLPMALINEHSSSWAASEKFNLKKDRSGKLDSAAAALLLEQWLREGPEVKPVRMPA from the coding sequence ATGAGAAGACCCCAACCCAAATCAATTCTTAGTCTCGATGTGGGACAAAAAAGGATTGGGCTTGCAGGTTGTGACCCACTAGGAATATCTATAACCAGCCTCCCAGCGATACACCGAAAAACGTATGTAGAAGATATCAAGATTTTAAAGTTCTATTGCGACAAGAGAAATGTAAAAGGGTTAATAGTAGGTATACCTCTTGATGAAAAAGGCAACACTACTGAACAATCAAAATATTGCGAAAAATTAGCCAATAGAATTGCTAAAACTCTAGATTTACCAATGGCTTTGATAAATGAACACAGTAGTAGTTGGGCAGCAAGTGAAAAATTCAACCTAAAAAAAGATCGGTCAGGCAAATTAGATAGTGCGGCCGCAGCACTATTGCTTGAACAATGGTTAAGAGAAGGACCAGAAGTCAAACCAGTGCGCATGCCGGCATAA
- a CDS encoding YqeG family HAD IIIA-type phosphatase, with protein sequence MKRNWLKPDWEPGLSLTRLPIKHLIDIGIKALILDVDGTLLPREEINIHNSVSLWIKEAKKNFSVHLLSNNPSKKRIEFISNKLEINFTYRAAKPAKGALKKVLIKLQQEPGKIAIIGDRLFTDVLAGKRLGLYTVLVKPLGPNGVPCKYNSIQRLEKSIAKLFRANK encoded by the coding sequence ATGAAGAGAAACTGGCTAAAGCCTGACTGGGAACCTGGGCTTAGCCTCACAAGACTTCCGATCAAACATCTTATAGATATTGGAATTAAGGCCCTTATACTTGATGTAGATGGAACTTTATTGCCGAGAGAAGAGATTAATATTCACAATTCAGTCTCACTTTGGATAAAAGAAGCAAAGAAGAATTTCTCGGTACATTTGTTAAGTAACAATCCCTCTAAAAAGAGAATAGAATTTATTTCTAATAAATTAGAAATAAATTTCACATATAGAGCCGCCAAACCTGCTAAAGGTGCCTTAAAAAAGGTCCTTATCAAGTTACAGCAAGAGCCGGGAAAAATAGCAATTATCGGAGACAGACTTTTCACAGATGTATTAGCTGGAAAGAGGCTAGGTTTATATACAGTCTTAGTTAAGCCTTTAGGGCCAAATGGAGTCCCTTGTAAATACAACAGTATTCAACGTCTTGAAAAATCAATAGCAAAATTATTTAGGGCCAATAAATAA
- a CDS encoding thylakoid membrane photosystem I accumulation factor yields the protein MAHLATAFLSIILTLIISVNSVAAARDTNSYDGNIFPIYAGNGSLVPPPSSLSTSLEKNRTSVIIFYLDDSATSKAFAPVVSGLKLLWGPSIDLIPITIDELQGKGNLNPTQEGFYWKGTIPEVVVLDGQGKIFLEEEGQVPIEKLNKAISKATGLPEPSFKIQIKSFNEYNSEPEKEGYTAPR from the coding sequence ATGGCTCACCTGGCCACTGCATTTTTGAGCATAATTTTGACTTTAATAATCTCCGTCAATAGTGTTGCTGCAGCAAGGGACACAAATAGCTACGACGGCAATATATTTCCGATCTATGCAGGTAATGGTTCCCTTGTCCCTCCTCCAAGCAGCCTGTCTACGTCACTCGAGAAAAATAGAACAAGTGTAATTATCTTCTACTTGGATGACAGTGCAACTAGTAAAGCATTTGCTCCTGTAGTTTCTGGTTTAAAATTATTATGGGGTCCATCGATAGATTTAATACCAATAACCATTGACGAGCTTCAAGGAAAAGGAAACCTAAATCCAACTCAAGAAGGGTTTTATTGGAAAGGTACAATTCCAGAAGTCGTAGTGCTTGACGGGCAAGGAAAAATATTCCTTGAGGAAGAAGGACAGGTGCCTATTGAGAAGTTAAATAAAGCCATAAGTAAAGCTACTGGTCTTCCTGAACCATCTTTTAAAATTCAGATCAAAAGCTTTAATGAATACAACAGTGAGCCAGAGAAGGAAGGCTACACAGCCCCCCGCTAA
- a CDS encoding DUF6737 family protein, with the protein MSLTSKDTDELNLWSEKPFWCQPWSIILTGILVIIISLIWPAIKWITLLLSIIIVLWWILFLWLAPNLYRAQIGNIDQDN; encoded by the coding sequence GTGAGCTTAACCTCTAAGGATACAGATGAGTTAAACTTATGGTCAGAAAAACCGTTTTGGTGTCAACCATGGTCGATAATACTTACTGGTATTTTAGTTATTATTATTAGCTTAATTTGGCCTGCAATAAAATGGATAACATTATTATTATCTATTATTATAGTCTTATGGTGGATATTGTTTTTGTGGTTGGCTCCTAACCTTTACCGTGCCCAAATAGGAAACATCGATCAAGATAATTAG